Genomic segment of Iocasia fonsfrigidae:
GATGTTTTTGTCAAGATTACAGGTATTGAAGTAGATGAAATGGAAAAAGATAAAGCAAAGGGAGGCAGATAAAATGACAACCTGGATTGCTTTTAAAAGTATATTACTTAAGGATATCAAAACATATTATTTAAAACCACCTAATATCAGCTGGGGGCTGCTTTTTCCTATTTCCTGGACTTTAATGTTTTTCTTGAGAACAGAGGCTCCAGTTGATATTCCGGGTTTTTTACCAGGTTTGATATCTTTGTCAATTCTTTTTGGAACAACTTCAATGCTTGCTGTTACTATAACCTTTGAAAAAAAACAGGCCTCCTTTAACCGACTCTTACTGGCTCCTATAGATTTAAATACTTTGATGTTTGCTAAAACCAGTGGGGCCATAATCTTTGGTGTCTTTAATGCCCTTGTACCCCTGTTTTTTGCAGTACTTTTAACGGACCTCTCAGAAATCAGCTGGCTACCTGCTATAGTTAGTATTTTTTTAATTTCTATTACCTCTACTTTTTTAGGTTTATTTATTGCTGTTTCAGTTAAAGAGGTTTTTGAGGCCCAGACCTTTTCTAATTTTTTTAGATTTCCCATGATTTTTTTATGTGGTTTATTTATACCCCTGCAAAATTTGCCCAAATTAATCAGGCCTTTATCATATTGTCTGCCTTTGACATATGGTGCTGATATTTTAAAATATGCTATTAATGGTGATAATATCATGAATCCAGGATTAAACTTTTTATTAATACTTTTTTTTGCTGTAGTTTTATTTGTTATTAGCATCAAGAATATTAAAAAAAAGTGGATTAAGTAAATTCTCTGTGAACACTGCTATTAAGTTTTCCCCCTTTATTTTTTTATAATATGACAAAGGCCAGGTTGATGTTACCAGCTGTGAAAGATGGGAGATAAATTATATACTGAATATTGTTATTTTTATTCTTCTTGAAGGGAATATATAGTATATGTAGAAGAAATTAATATATAAAATATAACAAATTACGACACAAAGTGAGCAAAGGAGAGGTAGTTAATATGTCAATTCAGGATTTGTTGGCGGCTTTAGGGGTTGTCTTAAATGGGATTCCCCAGGGTTTACTGGCTTTGAGTTTTGGGTTTGCGGCTTTACCAACTGCACTTGCTTTTGTTGTTGGGATGATTGGGGCAGGTTTTTTTCAGAGTGTTGCAGTAATATCCTTTCAGGCAGAAACAATAACACTTGCAGGTAGATTGAGTAAAAAGAAAAGAGAGGTTTTATCAGCTATTTTCTTTGGTGGTCTGGGTATGGCTTTGATAGGTATTTTGGGTTTGTTGGAAAAAATAGTGGCTTTAGTAGGTCCAGAGATCACCAATGCCATGATGGCAGGGGTAGGAATTATGCTGGCTTATGTAGCTATTGATATGGGGCTTAAGGAGAAAGCAATTGGTGCTACTTCAGTAGTTGTAGCCTTGATTGTCTGGATTATATCTGCCAGTTTGGTACATACCATTGTCTGGTCAGTTTTAATCAGTTGTATTGTTGCGCAATTCACCAGCTTTGAGCCTGTAGAACATAATGAAACAAACGAAAGGCTTAAGATTCAACCCCTTGTCTGGAAATTCTGGACTAATCCCAGGGTTGTCAGGGGTGCTCTGGCCTTAATTACTTTGAATATTGGTGCAAATATTTCTTTTGGTAAATTAACAGGACAGATAGCCGGGAGAAGTGTGAATATTGATCATTTAGCAATTTATTCATCACTCTCTGATATGGCTTCCTCATTATTTGGCGGTTCACCAGTTGAGAGTATTATCTCTGCTACAGCTGATGCCCCACATCCAGTTCTGGCAGGGATTTTAATGATGGGTATCTTTGCGGTGATATTATTTGCCAAACTTTTACCTAAAATCGGGCGCTATGTTCCCAGTTCTTCGATAGCTGGTTTCTTATTGGTTCTTGGTGCGATAGTAACCCTGCCCACTAATGCTCAGCTGGCTTTTCAAAATGTTGCTTTAAATTCATCTATGGCAGCTGTATTGGGGGTTGTTATAGTTTCAACTGCGCGTTTTGATCCCTTTGTTGGTATGATGTCTGGTGTAGTATTAAGATTTTTATTTCAATTAACAGGTGTGATGTAAATGGAGTTAAAGTATGAAGGTCAGAAATATTATGACCTGGAGATAAGTGGTTTTCACCGCAAATTACCGATAGTACAGCTTAATGATGAGCTCTGGATTGCTTCTTTTGTTATGCTGGGTGATGTTACACTGGTTAACTTTTGTGCTGGTGCCCTGGCGACAAAGTTAGCTGGACTTAAGTTTGATTATCTGGTAGGGCCTGAGGCTAAAGTAATACCACTACTTCATGCCATGGGGACTTTTCTGGGTCATAATAGTTATATAATTTGTCGGAAACAGGTTAAGGCCTATGCTGAAAATCCTGTAGTACTGGATGTTGCCTCAATAACAACAAGGGAGAAACAGCAGTTGGTATTAAACGGTCTGGATGCAGAAAAAATCAGAGGGAAGAAGGTTGTACTACTTGATGATGTAGTATCAACTGGGGGTACTTTTAAGTCTCTGGAAAAATTAATGGACATGGCCGAGGCGGAGGTTGTCGGCAGGGCAGCAGTGCTAAAGGAAGGGGATAATTATGATGGTGAGGTAATCTATTTACAGGACCTACCATTGTTTAGGAAGTAATATATTGTTTAAATATTATTTGAAAACATGGTCTGAAGGGGTAGGCTGTGTTTTGGATGTGAGAATGATTTTAATTTCTTGAAACACCAGAATCTTTGTGATAAAATAATAGTCGTGTCGTTAAGAACTGAATAATATTATAAAGTAGCTTATTAGAATAGTTTGGCTTATCAGCTTTGATATGTTCCAAATACTAAAAGAATAGTATGTGAATAGATTTAAGTAAATTTGCCAGAGAAAAATGAAATAATAAGTGAAAAATTATTTTTAGAACTGAGGTTTGCACAGGTCCTAAAAGGAAATGTGTTATATTATATTTTAATATGATATAAAGTGAGTCTAAATAGGCGAAACTTAAACACTCTAACTCTATATATAGGGTTAGAGTGTTTTTTGTTGTGCGCAAAATTTATTTTAAGATAGAAAGGTGTTTTTACTTTTGAAAAACAAACAGAAACAGACAATTATGGAAGAAAAACTTCATAGTAGGAATTTTAAAAGATGGGGTCTGGATATGAATCCAGTTGTATCTTTAGGAGCTGGTATAATTGTATTATTATTTTCCGCTTTTGCATTTTTTAATTTGGAACAGGCCAATAAAATCTTTGAACTTGTTAATAGTGTGATCGTTACAAATTTTGATTGGTTGTTTATATTGTCCAGTAGTTTGTTTATTGGAATTTGTTTGTATCTTGCCTTTTCCCGTCTGGGTTCAGTTCGTATTGGGGGAGTTAAAGCAGAGCCTGAGTTTAGTAATTTTGCCTGGTATTCAATGTTGATTTCGGCAGGCATGGGTATTGGACTTATGTTTTGGGCAGTTGGGGAACCATTGTATCATGAGGAGTTGATGCCCCCGATTTTTACAGACGCAAATGGAGTAAACCAGGCATTAGCTACTACTTTTTTTCATTGGGGTTTTCATCCCTGGGGTATATATGCACTTATATCACTGGCTTTAGCTTTTTTTGCTTATAATAAGGGTTTGCCCCTTTCTTTACGATCAGTATTTTATCCTATTTTAAAGGAAAAAATATTTGGCTTATGGGGAGACTTAATAGATATCTTAGCTGTAGTTGCTTGTTTATTTGGACTGGCTACATCACTGGGTCTTGGTGTCCAACAAATTAATAGCGGCTTAAATTATTTGTTTGGATTAAATATCAGTGTTATGATTCAAGTTTTATTAATAGCCTTGATTACAGCTATTGCTACCTTAAGTGTTATCTCTGGTATAGATAAAGGTGTAAAATTCTTATCTAAAATAAATATAAAAATGGTCCTGGTTTTTATGTTAGCAATACTTACTCTGGGGCCAACTCTATTTATTCTTAAAACGTTCAGTAATTCTCTAGGATTATATTTAAACGATTTTTTAAAATCTTCATTTTTTATTTCGCTTAGTGAGAGCAGTTGGCAGGGTGATTGGTCTGTCTTTTATCTGGCCTGGTGGATTTCCTGGTCACCATTTGTAGGTATGTTTATTGCCCGTATTTCTAAGGGGAGGACTATTAAAGAATTTGTAACAGCAATCCTTTTTGTACCATCTTTATTATCATTTATTTGGCTGTCTGTTTTTGGTGGAACAGCAATCTATATAAATCAATTATTTAATGGACATCTTTTTGCCACAGTGGAGAACAATTTGCCTGTTGCTCTTTTTGAGCTGATTCAATACCTGGATATTGCCTTATTACAAGGGGTTATTCGTATAGTTTTATCGGTCTTAGGGACATTATTAGTAATATCTTTTTTTGTAACATCTAGTGACTCTGGTTCTTTAGTTGTTGATAATATTACCTCAGGGGGAAAACTTGATTCTCCTGTACCACAACGTGTCTTCTGGGCTTGTATGGAAGGGTTGATAGCAATTGTTCTACTTCTTATTGGTGGTGAAGAGGCATTGTCAGCACTTCAAACAGCAGTTATTAGTACAGGGTTGCCTTTTGCAATAATATTAACATTAATGGCTATTCTACTTGTTGGAAGTATCAGAAAAACCTATAAAAAACAAAAAGATATCAAAGATAATGATCATTTTGAAAAGATGATAGAGACATTTGATGTTCAGCTAGATGAAGATGCTGTATCTTAATGTTTATTTCTTTTTAACAGTTGAATATAATTCATATTATATACATTTGTAAGTCAGTAATTATAACAAAATATTATTTTAAAAAAGCTATGGTATTTCCCATAGCTTTTTGTGGTGTTAGAGTAGGGTTTACTGAAGATATATTTCTTTTATTTTCTATTATAGCTTTTAATAATTAGTCAATATTGTTATAATAAACAATATAAAATAAATAATAGGTGATGGGTTTGAATAGAGAGCAATTTATGGTCATAGATAAAAAAGATATGGAACAGAGGGGCTGGGAGGAGCTTGATTTTATTATTATTTCTGGTGATGCTTATATAGATCACCCTTCTTTTGGTACAGCAATTATTGCCCGTTTACTGGAAGATGCTGGTTTTAAAGTGGGGATTATTCCACAGCCGGACTGGAGGAGTACTAATGATTTTAAGAAACTTGGTACTCCTCGTCTGGCTTTTCTGGTAACAGCCGGTAATATGGATTCAATGGTTAATCATTATACAGTAAATAAAAAAAGAAGAAGGGATGATGCCTATTCTCCGGGGGGCAGGAGTGGGAGGCGGCCTGATAGGGCAACAATAGTCTATTGTAATAGGCTAAAAGAGGTTTTTAAAGATACCCCGCTTATAATTGGAGGGATTGAAGCCAGTCTGCGCCGATTTGCCCATTATGATTACTGGGATAATAAGGTGAGGCGCTCTATTTTGTTTGACAGTAGGGCTGACTTATTAGTTTATGGTATGGGGGAAAGACAGGTTCTGGAGATAGCTGAGAATTTAGCTAGTGGTCTGGATATAAAGTATATCAGGCATATACCGGGTACAGTCTATATTGTAGATGATATTAATGAACTATACGGTTATCAGGTGATAGATTCTTTTCAAGGGGTTAGCAATAGTAACGAGAAATATGCCCGCTCTTTTAAGAAACAGTATGATGAGCAGGACCCGATCAGGGGGAATATACTGGTACAGAGTTATGATAATCGATATCTGGTGCAAAATCCCCCGGCTAAGCCCCTGGACAGGAAGATGATGGACCTGGTTTATTCCTTACCTTATCAGCGTAATTATCACCCGATTTATGAAAAACAGGGTGGGGTGCCGGCTATTAAAGAAGTAAAATATAGTATTACGAGCTCAAGGGGGTGTTTTGGTTCCTGTTCCTTCTGTGCCCTGTCCTTTCATCAGGGTAGGTCAGTAGTTAGTCGGAGTAAGGAGTCTATCCTTAATGAGGCCCGGGAAATTATAGCTGACAGTGACTTTAAGGGATATATCCATGATGTCGGCGGCCCAACTGCAAATTTTCGAAACCCGGCCTGTAGCCGCCAATTAACTAAGGGATCCTGTCTAAACCGGCAGTGTCTTTTCCCTTCGCCGTGTCAGAATATGAAAATAGACCATAGTGAGTATCTTGATATTTTGCGTACCCTACGGGATTTAGAAGGGGTCAAAAAGGTTTTTATCAGGTCTGGCCTAAGGTTTGATTATATTATGGCTGATGGTGATGATAGTTTTTTCAGGGAACTATGTCAACACCATATTAGTGGCCTGTTGAAGGTAGCACCTGAGCATATTGCCAGTGATGTTCTAGAACTGATGGGAAAACCAGCTAATGCAGTTTTTGAGGGTTTTCGTAAAAAGTTTTATAGGATTAATAAGGGGATTGGTAAAGAACAGTATCTAATTCCATATCTTATATCAAGCCATCCTGGCAGTACCCTGGAATCTGCTGTTGAACTGGCAGAATACTTAAGAAATATTAACCATCATCCTGAACAGGTACAGGATTTTTATCCTACCCCTGGTACACTTTCTACAACTATGTATTATACAGGGTATGACCCCAGAACAATGAAAAGTGTTTATGTTCCCAGGTCCAATGAGGAGAGGAAGATGCAGCGGGCATTACTTCAGTATCATTATCCCCGGAATTATCAGCTGGTTTATAAGGCTTTAAAATTAACAGGCCGGCAGGATCTAATTGGTTATCATCAAAAGGCTTTAATCAGGCCTAAAAAAGGTAAATGACCGGTTTTTGAGAGGATTATTCTCATTATTTGGGTATAATAAATAGTATTAATAATCCAAGCAATATAGTTTGCATGTAATTATAAGCCAGAAGGGGTCTATAATCTTGAATGATAAAGTTTTACTTAGATGGTTAAACTGGTTCTATACTTTAGAGATGGGACAAATTGACCTGTATGTTAATCAAGCCAAACAGAGTAATGATGATTATATTAAACATGTCCTCTTAAAAATAGCAGAAATAGAGTTGAACCATGCTCGGATGTTTAAAGATATTATCATCAGATTAGGGAGTAAACCCTTAAAAATTGATAGT
This window contains:
- a CDS encoding ABC transporter permease is translated as MTTWIAFKSILLKDIKTYYLKPPNISWGLLFPISWTLMFFLRTEAPVDIPGFLPGLISLSILFGTTSMLAVTITFEKKQASFNRLLLAPIDLNTLMFAKTSGAIIFGVFNALVPLFFAVLLTDLSEISWLPAIVSIFLISITSTFLGLFIAVSVKEVFEAQTFSNFFRFPMIFLCGLFIPLQNLPKLIRPLSYCLPLTYGADILKYAINGDNIMNPGLNFLLILFFAVVLFVISIKNIKKKWIK
- a CDS encoding phosphoribosyltransferase family protein, encoding MELKYEGQKYYDLEISGFHRKLPIVQLNDELWIASFVMLGDVTLVNFCAGALATKLAGLKFDYLVGPEAKVIPLLHAMGTFLGHNSYIICRKQVKAYAENPVVLDVASITTREKQQLVLNGLDAEKIRGKKVVLLDDVVSTGGTFKSLEKLMDMAEAEVVGRAAVLKEGDNYDGEVIYLQDLPLFRK
- a CDS encoding BCCT family transporter, whose amino-acid sequence is MKNKQKQTIMEEKLHSRNFKRWGLDMNPVVSLGAGIIVLLFSAFAFFNLEQANKIFELVNSVIVTNFDWLFILSSSLFIGICLYLAFSRLGSVRIGGVKAEPEFSNFAWYSMLISAGMGIGLMFWAVGEPLYHEELMPPIFTDANGVNQALATTFFHWGFHPWGIYALISLALAFFAYNKGLPLSLRSVFYPILKEKIFGLWGDLIDILAVVACLFGLATSLGLGVQQINSGLNYLFGLNISVMIQVLLIALITAIATLSVISGIDKGVKFLSKINIKMVLVFMLAILTLGPTLFILKTFSNSLGLYLNDFLKSSFFISLSESSWQGDWSVFYLAWWISWSPFVGMFIARISKGRTIKEFVTAILFVPSLLSFIWLSVFGGTAIYINQLFNGHLFATVENNLPVALFELIQYLDIALLQGVIRIVLSVLGTLLVISFFVTSSDSGSLVVDNITSGGKLDSPVPQRVFWACMEGLIAIVLLLIGGEEALSALQTAVISTGLPFAIILTLMAILLVGSIRKTYKKQKDIKDNDHFEKMIETFDVQLDEDAVS
- a CDS encoding YgiQ family radical SAM protein → MNREQFMVIDKKDMEQRGWEELDFIIISGDAYIDHPSFGTAIIARLLEDAGFKVGIIPQPDWRSTNDFKKLGTPRLAFLVTAGNMDSMVNHYTVNKKRRRDDAYSPGGRSGRRPDRATIVYCNRLKEVFKDTPLIIGGIEASLRRFAHYDYWDNKVRRSILFDSRADLLVYGMGERQVLEIAENLASGLDIKYIRHIPGTVYIVDDINELYGYQVIDSFQGVSNSNEKYARSFKKQYDEQDPIRGNILVQSYDNRYLVQNPPAKPLDRKMMDLVYSLPYQRNYHPIYEKQGGVPAIKEVKYSITSSRGCFGSCSFCALSFHQGRSVVSRSKESILNEAREIIADSDFKGYIHDVGGPTANFRNPACSRQLTKGSCLNRQCLFPSPCQNMKIDHSEYLDILRTLRDLEGVKKVFIRSGLRFDYIMADGDDSFFRELCQHHISGLLKVAPEHIASDVLELMGKPANAVFEGFRKKFYRINKGIGKEQYLIPYLISSHPGSTLESAVELAEYLRNINHHPEQVQDFYPTPGTLSTTMYYTGYDPRTMKSVYVPRSNEERKMQRALLQYHYPRNYQLVYKALKLTGRQDLIGYHQKALIRPKKGK